One genomic segment of Candidatus Tanganyikabacteria bacterium includes these proteins:
- a CDS encoding Rrf2 family transcriptional regulator: MSQLIRFSEQATIAIHAMTHLASTGPEQLATLKVMAAAYKVSEAHLAKVMLRLGKAGLVRAVRGPQGGYALSGTPEETTLLQVYEAIEGEVVPSACLFRRPVCAAGACDLGNLVCSLETRLRDYMARTSLSAMVGTPA; encoded by the coding sequence TTGAGCCAGCTGATCCGCTTCTCCGAGCAGGCGACCATCGCCATCCACGCGATGACGCACCTGGCGTCGACCGGGCCGGAGCAACTGGCGACGCTCAAGGTCATGGCGGCGGCCTACAAGGTCTCGGAGGCGCACCTCGCCAAGGTCATGCTCCGCCTCGGCAAGGCCGGCCTGGTGCGGGCCGTCCGGGGCCCGCAAGGCGGCTACGCCCTCAGCGGCACGCCGGAGGAGACGACGCTCCTGCAGGTGTATGAAGCCATCGAGGGCGAAGTGGTCCCCAGCGCGTGCCTCTTCCGGCGACCGGTGTGCGCCGCCGGCGCCTGCGATCTCGGAAACCTGGTCTGCAGCCTCGAGACCCGCTTGCGGGACTACATGGCTCGGACCAGCCTGAGCGCCATGGTCGGGACGCCGGCCTGA